A genomic segment from Dermatobacter hominis encodes:
- a CDS encoding DUF1360 domain-containing protein — MQLQRPDTAPDDLGPHDPERLAGYRAVAAVYVVAAGAAAVALHRRRADGATPPATQWSDIALVGLSTYKLSRLLTKQTVTSPLRAPFAEFVDHGGPGEVNVRPVGRGWRRSVGELLSCPFCLDVWIASASTAALRFDPGPARMVLSAFAAVGAADLLQFVHVSLEHQAER; from the coding sequence GTGCAGCTGCAGCGACCGGACACCGCCCCGGACGACCTCGGTCCCCACGATCCGGAGCGACTTGCGGGGTATCGCGCCGTCGCGGCGGTCTACGTGGTCGCGGCGGGCGCCGCAGCGGTGGCGTTGCACCGGCGTCGCGCCGACGGGGCGACGCCACCGGCCACCCAGTGGTCCGACATCGCGCTGGTGGGCCTGTCGACGTACAAGCTGTCCCGGTTGCTCACCAAGCAGACCGTGACGTCGCCGCTCCGGGCGCCGTTCGCCGAGTTCGTCGACCACGGCGGTCCGGGCGAGGTGAACGTCCGCCCTGTCGGTCGCGGCTGGCGGCGATCGGTCGGCGAGCTCCTGAGCTGCCCGTTCTGCCTCGACGTGTGGATCGCGAGCGCCAGCACGGCGGCGCTGCGGTTCGACCCGGGGCCGGCGCGCATGGTCCTGTCGGCGTTCGCCGCGGTCGGCGCCGCCGACCTCCTGCAGTTCGTCCACGTGTCCCTCGAGCACCAGGCGGAGCGATGA
- a CDS encoding Rieske 2Fe-2S domain-containing protein has translation MTAPAEPRPLAVDAPTGPRREVRDGVAVVTWDDARGCTRAALDRCPHRRAPLSAGTVEGGVLRCPYHGWAYDGDGTCVDIPAIGPEGRIPARARLAMVDHDGAAVGPAPDAEAVGCDDPRLRRFRHPIGLAGEAPPATAELLGGRVEVDPSRLERALGLWWYAPDEPIGHLPVVEEEDDGRFVAVHSPPQVWAVEAGAAAENFLDLGHIPWLHRATFADPDAPPIPRLEVTDGEAGFEATYAHRTLRLHGRGVGRRHMVLRYTAPFSVVMRLEYLDDDATITAGFFLQPVAAGRTRVFAVNWRDDILDGRTTEQDTIAFQQAVGDEDRRMLELLPEGPHPLDPPADVHTRADATTVAMRRVLRRLLAV, from the coding sequence ATGACCGCCCCCGCGGAGCCGCGCCCGCTCGCCGTCGACGCCCCCACGGGGCCACGGCGGGAGGTGCGCGACGGGGTCGCCGTCGTGACGTGGGACGACGCCCGGGGCTGCACGCGGGCGGCGCTCGACCGCTGCCCGCACCGGCGGGCGCCGCTCTCGGCCGGCACCGTCGAGGGCGGCGTGCTCCGTTGCCCGTACCACGGCTGGGCCTACGACGGCGACGGCACCTGCGTCGACATCCCGGCGATCGGGCCCGAGGGCCGCATCCCCGCTCGGGCCCGCCTGGCGATGGTCGACCATGACGGCGCGGCCGTCGGTCCCGCACCCGACGCCGAGGCCGTCGGGTGCGACGATCCCAGGCTGCGCCGGTTCCGCCACCCGATCGGGCTCGCCGGCGAGGCCCCGCCCGCGACCGCCGAGCTCCTCGGCGGCCGCGTCGAGGTCGACCCCTCCCGGCTCGAGCGGGCGCTCGGGCTCTGGTGGTACGCGCCCGACGAGCCGATCGGGCACCTGCCCGTGGTCGAGGAGGAGGACGACGGACGGTTCGTCGCCGTCCACTCGCCGCCGCAGGTGTGGGCGGTCGAGGCGGGGGCCGCCGCCGAGAACTTCCTCGACCTCGGCCACATCCCGTGGCTGCACCGGGCGACGTTCGCCGACCCCGACGCGCCGCCCATCCCCCGGCTCGAGGTGACCGACGGCGAGGCCGGGTTCGAGGCGACCTACGCCCACCGGACCCTCCGCCTCCACGGCCGCGGTGTGGGCCGGCGTCACATGGTGCTCCGCTACACCGCGCCGTTCTCGGTGGTCATGCGGCTCGAGTACCTCGACGACGACGCGACGATCACCGCCGGCTTCTTCCTCCAGCCCGTCGCCGCCGGGCGGACCCGCGTGTTCGCGGTCAACTGGCGCGACGACATCCTCGACGGCCGCACGACCGAGCAGGACACGATCGCCTTCCAGCAGGCGGTCGGGGACGAGGATCGCCGGATGCTCGAGCTGCTGCCCGAGGGACCGCACCCGCTCGATCCGCCGGCCGACGTCCACACCCGCGCCGACGCCACGACCGTCGCCATGCGACGGGTCCTGCGACGGCTGCTCGCCGTCTGA
- a CDS encoding D-sedoheptulose-7-phosphate isomerase, which yields MTDRGRTASVESPGDGHLRQLEAALQALRQDLPVLERWGGDLARRLLGGARALVAGNGGSAAQAQHLTAELVGRYRSERRPLSAIALHAETSTVTAIVNDYGPDELFARQVRAHGRPGDVLVALSTSGRSPNVLCAARAAVEQEVAVWALCGAPGSPLAELADEAVCVSADTPTVQEVHQVCIHLLCEAVDGAVQDAAAAGRSRVLDRSPADRAVRQDGSPRSIE from the coding sequence GTGACGGACAGGGGGAGGACCGCGTCGGTCGAGTCCCCCGGCGACGGCCACCTGCGGCAGCTCGAGGCTGCCCTGCAGGCCCTGCGCCAGGATCTGCCGGTCCTCGAGCGCTGGGGCGGGGACCTGGCCCGACGGCTCCTCGGCGGGGCGCGTGCGCTGGTCGCCGGCAACGGCGGGAGCGCCGCCCAGGCGCAGCACCTGACGGCGGAGCTGGTCGGCCGGTACCGCTCGGAGCGGCGCCCGCTCAGCGCCATCGCGCTCCACGCGGAGACGTCGACGGTGACGGCGATCGTCAACGACTACGGCCCCGATGAGCTGTTCGCCCGCCAGGTCCGGGCCCACGGCCGCCCGGGCGACGTCCTCGTGGCGCTGTCCACCTCGGGCCGGTCGCCGAACGTCCTGTGCGCCGCCCGCGCCGCGGTCGAGCAGGAGGTGGCGGTGTGGGCCCTGTGCGGCGCGCCCGGCAGCCCGCTGGCCGAGCTGGCGGACGAGGCGGTCTGCGTCAGCGCCGACACGCCCACCGTCCAGGAGGTCCACCAGGTCTGCATCCACCTGCTGTGCGAGGCCGTCGACGGTGCGGTGCAGGACGCCGCGGCCGCCGGCCGGTCGAGGGTTCTCGATCGCAGCCCGGCGGATAGGGCCGTCCGGCAGGACGGATCGCCGAGGAGCATCGAATGA
- a CDS encoding M15 family metallopeptidase has product MALEGLAAVQARIAELRIRPTEAPTSRATTDATTGTDFAGLLAAALGSTATTSTTPVGTTPLATSTATDADGVPVELAAFGNGRIPADRLTRIAGTEHRLWAPAADAFERLRAAAAADGVAIGITDSYRDHATQVDLAERKGLYRNGGLAAVPGTSTHGWGKSLDLDLDPTARSWMRANAGRFGFVEDVPREPWHWTYRPAG; this is encoded by the coding sequence GTGGCCCTCGAAGGACTCGCCGCCGTCCAGGCTCGCATCGCCGAGCTGCGCATCCGCCCGACCGAGGCGCCCACCTCCCGCGCCACGACCGACGCGACGACGGGCACCGACTTCGCCGGCCTCCTGGCCGCCGCGCTGGGCAGCACGGCCACGACGTCGACCACGCCGGTCGGCACCACGCCGCTCGCGACGAGCACGGCCACCGACGCGGACGGCGTTCCGGTGGAGCTCGCCGCCTTCGGCAACGGGCGGATCCCGGCCGACCGGCTCACCCGGATCGCCGGGACGGAGCACCGCCTGTGGGCGCCGGCGGCGGACGCCTTCGAGCGGCTCCGCGCCGCCGCGGCCGCCGACGGTGTCGCCATCGGCATCACCGACTCCTACCGCGACCACGCCACCCAGGTGGACCTCGCCGAGCGCAAGGGCCTGTACCGCAACGGCGGGCTCGCCGCGGTCCCCGGGACCAGCACCCACGGCTGGGGCAAGAGCCTCGACCTGGACCTCGATCCGACGGCGCGGTCGTGGATGCGGGCCAACGCGGGCCGGTTCGGCTTCGTCGAGGACGTGCCACGGGAGCCGTGGCACTGGACGTACCGCCCGGCGGGGTAG
- a CDS encoding SRPBCC family protein: MTDVVAEVSTTIAAPRSAVWHALTDAELSSEYTLGGATVETDWQVGSPVTWTGEWNGQEFRDKGEILANEPEQRLSYSHWSPMGGTDDAPENYHVVTLSLDEADGGTLVTLTQTNLDGSVSDDDREHRADFERNWATMLADLRSVAER; this comes from the coding sequence ATGACCGACGTGGTCGCCGAGGTGTCCACCACGATCGCTGCGCCGAGGTCCGCGGTGTGGCACGCGCTCACCGATGCCGAGCTGTCGAGCGAGTACACGCTCGGCGGGGCCACGGTCGAGACCGACTGGCAGGTCGGGAGCCCCGTGACGTGGACGGGTGAGTGGAACGGCCAGGAGTTCCGGGACAAGGGGGAGATCCTGGCGAACGAGCCCGAGCAGCGGCTGTCGTACTCGCACTGGAGCCCGATGGGCGGCACCGACGACGCGCCCGAGAACTACCACGTGGTCACGCTGTCCCTCGACGAGGCGGACGGCGGCACGCTCGTGACGCTGACGCAGACGAACCTCGACGGCTCGGTGTCCGACGACGACCGCGAGCACCGGGCCGACTTCGAGCGGAACTGGGCGACCATGCTGGCCGACCTCCGGTCGGTGGCCGAGCGCTGA
- a CDS encoding NAD-dependent epimerase/dehydratase family protein, which produces MKIVVTGASGNLGSAIVPHLVAAGHEVVGVARRPVDDHGDVRWRSVDISVDPLDDVLRGADAVVHLAWLVRPSHRPVTLWRTNVVGTRRVLEAAVRHDVGTFVHASSIGAYRAGSKEHPVDESWPTDGVPTSSYSWQKAYVERMLDAVEAVGPMRCVRVRPTLVLQRSAGSEARRLFLGRAVPAPVIPVGPTVALLRRSPLVFQVVHADDVASAIVRILGTGARGAFNLASDPPLGSPSALSGPTARAAELAVRALWSARVVPADPGWVDLLAAVPLLDPRRARDELGWRPTHAPEDVVREALEGVRSGAGAPTPPLRPWGAPDPTTAPGGLEATGDHTSLPPERSSGGSSSAR; this is translated from the coding sequence GTGAAGATCGTCGTCACCGGCGCGTCGGGCAACCTCGGCTCGGCGATCGTCCCGCACCTCGTGGCCGCGGGCCACGAGGTGGTGGGCGTCGCCCGGCGACCGGTCGACGACCACGGCGACGTGCGCTGGCGGTCGGTCGACATCTCGGTCGACCCGCTCGACGACGTGCTGCGGGGTGCCGACGCGGTCGTCCACCTCGCCTGGCTCGTGCGCCCGTCGCACCGTCCCGTCACGCTGTGGCGCACGAACGTCGTCGGGACCCGCCGGGTGCTCGAGGCGGCGGTCCGCCACGACGTCGGCACGTTCGTGCACGCAAGCTCGATCGGCGCCTACCGGGCCGGTTCGAAGGAGCACCCGGTCGACGAGTCGTGGCCGACCGACGGGGTGCCGACGTCGTCGTACAGCTGGCAGAAGGCCTACGTGGAGCGGATGCTCGACGCGGTCGAGGCAGTGGGTCCGATGCGGTGCGTCCGGGTCCGGCCGACCCTCGTCCTGCAGCGGTCCGCCGGCAGCGAGGCGCGGCGCCTCTTCCTCGGGAGGGCGGTGCCTGCGCCGGTGATCCCGGTCGGGCCCACGGTCGCGCTGCTGCGGCGGAGTCCGCTGGTGTTCCAGGTGGTGCATGCGGACGACGTCGCGAGCGCGATCGTCCGGATCCTCGGGACCGGGGCCCGCGGCGCCTTCAACCTCGCCAGCGACCCGCCGCTCGGGTCGCCGTCCGCGTTGTCGGGCCCCACCGCCCGGGCGGCCGAGCTGGCGGTGCGCGCCCTGTGGTCGGCCAGGGTCGTCCCGGCCGATCCGGGCTGGGTCGATCTGCTGGCGGCGGTGCCGCTGCTCGATCCGCGTCGAGCTCGCGACGAGCTCGGCTGGCGGCCCACGCACGCGCCCGAGGACGTGGTCCGAGAGGCGTTGGAGGGCGTGCGCTCAGGCGCCGGCGCGCCGACACCACCGCTGCGACCGTGGGGTGCGCCGGACCCGACCACCGCACCCGGCGGCCTGGAGGCGACCGGCGATCACACGTCGCTGCCGCCGGAGCGCTCCTCCGGGGGCAGCTCGTCGGCCCGCTGA
- a CDS encoding aromatic ring-hydroxylating oxygenase subunit alpha, with product MTSAVAPPARVDPRPPFPIGWFMVCAADELAPGDVIERTWMGDQVVAFRTASGRAAVTSAFCPHLGADLARGGTVVGESLRCPFHSLRWSPDGDCVGSEYPGDPAYAVRLRAFPAVERFGFLFAWHDPAGGDPTFDIPDLDLDGWTDTAVTTIPIGAHVETVHENGVDSVHFGIVHGFPLSAPAYDDRGTSFHSEFHFATPNFLREGPPEITTFFDTDTHGLGYAHSLNTAEAVGLRYRVLLLTTPTTAGRLDFTVATTVQRPPEGDRIAGVPVDDVADLMHRGAVGGVHQDVPIWEGLRHVERPRLVKGDGPIPRFRHWASQFHPRD from the coding sequence ATGACCTCGGCCGTCGCCCCGCCGGCTCGCGTCGATCCGCGCCCGCCGTTCCCGATCGGCTGGTTCATGGTGTGCGCCGCCGACGAGCTCGCTCCCGGCGACGTGATCGAGCGGACGTGGATGGGCGACCAGGTGGTCGCCTTCCGGACGGCGTCGGGTCGTGCCGCCGTGACCTCGGCCTTCTGCCCGCACCTCGGCGCCGACCTCGCCCGCGGCGGCACCGTGGTGGGCGAGTCGCTCCGCTGCCCGTTCCACAGCCTCCGGTGGAGCCCCGACGGCGACTGCGTCGGTTCCGAGTACCCCGGCGATCCCGCCTACGCCGTCCGGCTCCGGGCGTTCCCCGCCGTCGAGCGCTTCGGGTTCCTGTTCGCCTGGCACGACCCCGCCGGCGGCGACCCCACCTTCGACATCCCGGACCTCGACCTCGACGGCTGGACCGACACCGCGGTGACGACGATCCCGATCGGCGCCCACGTCGAGACCGTGCACGAGAACGGCGTCGACTCGGTCCACTTCGGGATCGTCCACGGCTTCCCGCTCTCGGCCCCCGCCTACGACGACCGCGGGACGTCCTTCCACTCGGAGTTCCACTTCGCCACACCGAACTTCCTCCGCGAGGGCCCGCCCGAGATCACGACGTTCTTCGACACCGACACCCACGGGCTCGGCTACGCCCACTCTCTCAACACCGCCGAGGCCGTCGGGCTCCGGTACCGCGTGCTCCTCCTCACCACGCCGACCACTGCCGGGCGGCTCGACTTCACGGTCGCCACGACCGTGCAGCGGCCGCCGGAGGGCGACCGCATCGCCGGCGTCCCCGTCGACGACGTCGCCGACCTCATGCACCGGGGCGCGGTCGGCGGCGTGCACCAGGACGTGCCGATCTGGGAGGGGCTCCGCCACGTCGAGCGTCCCCGGCTGGTGAAGGGCGACGGGCCGATCCCACGGTTCCGCCACTGGGCCTCGCAGTTCCACCCGCGGGACTGA
- a CDS encoding glycosyltransferase 87 family protein yields MTTTPADPVLLPDDAVAGPLGAEARGADRVQAVLRAGLAVAAAVAIGAYAVVAVVRLRSAVELEWIEGGMVDQVRRTLDGEPLYGPPTLTSIPYLYTPLFTLVGAALSWIVGVSPEPLRAVSIASSLVAFWATARLVVAETGDRWAGLVGAGVLAASYVICGAWFDVGRVDSLMLALTVAGALRIRTATTDAAAAAGGVLLVLAVLAKQDALLPAAAVLLWLVVADRRRAAVAAGTTAVGLLAAGIALQLSSGGWAWFYLVDVPRSHEIVHGSLLGFFTSDLRPFAWTGVAAVVALLAARRRGTVRWWFVASYVASMVMCGWLGRIHSGGWDNVLMPAVAAVALLAGLAAASARRLGPGVPATMCLVLLLVQFWAIRWAPWDQVPSADDERAAVATVAALRDLPGPVYLPAHPWWLSEAGGEPTAQSAALADVLRGPPGEGRALARELDRAFEEQRFAAVVVDSQRWMSYLPDSFEEHYRYERDLLPGGRVARSTTGFRTGPAEVWVPR; encoded by the coding sequence GTGACCACCACGCCCGCGGACCCCGTCCTCCTGCCCGACGACGCGGTCGCCGGTCCTCTCGGGGCCGAGGCCCGGGGGGCCGACCGGGTGCAGGCGGTGCTGCGCGCCGGCCTCGCGGTCGCGGCGGCGGTGGCGATCGGCGCGTACGCGGTCGTGGCCGTGGTGCGGCTGCGCAGCGCCGTCGAGCTCGAGTGGATCGAAGGCGGCATGGTGGACCAGGTGCGGCGCACGCTCGACGGCGAGCCGCTCTACGGGCCACCGACCCTGACGTCGATCCCGTACCTGTACACGCCCCTCTTCACGCTGGTGGGCGCGGCGCTGTCGTGGATCGTGGGTGTCAGCCCCGAGCCGCTTCGAGCCGTGTCGATCGCCTCGTCGCTCGTCGCGTTCTGGGCCACCGCCCGCCTGGTGGTGGCCGAGACGGGCGACCGGTGGGCGGGGCTCGTCGGGGCCGGCGTGCTCGCCGCGTCCTACGTCATCTGCGGGGCGTGGTTCGACGTCGGCCGGGTGGACTCGCTGATGCTGGCGCTCACCGTCGCCGGTGCGCTGCGCATCCGCACGGCGACCACCGACGCCGCCGCCGCGGCCGGCGGCGTCCTGCTGGTGCTGGCGGTGCTGGCCAAGCAGGACGCGCTGCTCCCCGCCGCGGCCGTCCTGCTGTGGCTGGTCGTCGCGGACCGCCGCAGAGCCGCCGTCGCGGCGGGCACCACGGCCGTCGGGCTGCTCGCCGCCGGGATCGCCCTCCAGCTCTCGTCCGGCGGCTGGGCCTGGTTCTACCTGGTCGACGTCCCTCGTTCGCACGAGATCGTCCACGGATCGCTGCTGGGGTTCTTCACGAGCGACCTCCGGCCGTTCGCGTGGACCGGCGTCGCCGCCGTCGTGGCCCTCCTCGCCGCCCGCCGCCGGGGCACGGTCAGGTGGTGGTTCGTCGCGTCCTACGTGGCGTCGATGGTCATGTGCGGCTGGCTCGGTCGGATCCACAGCGGCGGGTGGGACAACGTGCTCATGCCCGCCGTCGCGGCCGTGGCGCTGCTCGCGGGCCTGGCGGCGGCGTCGGCGCGCCGCCTCGGTCCCGGCGTGCCGGCGACGATGTGCCTGGTCCTGCTGCTCGTGCAGTTCTGGGCGATCCGGTGGGCGCCGTGGGACCAGGTGCCCTCGGCGGACGACGAACGCGCCGCGGTGGCCACGGTGGCGGCGCTGCGGGACCTGCCCGGCCCGGTCTACCTGCCGGCGCACCCGTGGTGGCTGTCCGAGGCCGGTGGCGAGCCCACCGCCCAGAGCGCCGCGCTGGCCGACGTGCTCCGCGGACCGCCCGGCGAGGGCCGAGCGCTCGCCCGCGAGCTGGACCGGGCGTTCGAGGAGCAGCGGTTCGCCGCCGTCGTCGTGGACTCCCAGCGGTGGATGTCGTACCTGCCGGACTCCTTCGAGGAGCACTACCGGTACGAGCGCGACCTGCTGCCCGGCGGCCGGGTGGCGCGGTCCACGACGGGGTTCCGCACCGGGCCCGCGGAGGTGTGGGTGCCGCGCTGA
- a CDS encoding DUF4383 domain-containing protein translates to MTAAHRVTRSRETTHTPLQIAALAVGITFLAVGIAGFVPGLTSDLDQIEFAGHESGAQLLGLFQVSVLHNLVHVLFGIVGIAAWRRTDWARRFLLIGGAVYLLLFVYGLVVDRHADANFVPLDDADNWLHLGLGAGMIALGALLPGRTALDADGRRTPGEVR, encoded by the coding sequence ATGACCGCAGCACACCGCGTCACCCGCAGCAGGGAGACCACCCACACACCGCTGCAGATCGCAGCCCTGGCCGTCGGGATCACGTTCCTGGCGGTCGGCATCGCCGGCTTCGTCCCGGGCCTCACGTCGGACCTCGACCAGATCGAGTTCGCCGGTCACGAGTCCGGTGCCCAGCTGCTCGGCTTGTTCCAGGTGTCCGTGCTCCACAACCTGGTGCACGTCCTCTTCGGGATCGTCGGGATCGCCGCCTGGCGGCGAACCGACTGGGCGCGGCGCTTCCTGCTGATCGGTGGGGCCGTCTACCTCCTCCTGTTCGTCTACGGCCTCGTCGTGGACCGGCACGCCGATGCCAACTTCGTGCCGCTCGACGACGCCGACAACTGGCTGCACCTCGGCCTGGGCGCCGGCATGATCGCCCTGGGAGCGCTGCTCCCCGGCCGCACCGCCCTCGACGCGGACGGGCGGCGCACGCCGGGGGAGGTGCGCTGA
- a CDS encoding RecQ family ATP-dependent DNA helicase, translating to MSSNRPLDPEVAARRALGVRELREGQRPAIEAAVGGRDVLAIMPTGSGKSAIYQVAGALIDGPTVVVSPLVALQHDQMEGLREANAGAAAALNAGTSGRQGILDAFVGGELEFLFVAPEQLAVPETLDAVRRGRPSLVVVDEAHCVSGWGHDFRPDYLLLTDVLDQLSRPPTIALTATASPPVRRHIAQGLGLRDPLVVVTGLDRPNLSLEVRRTPSERDKCAELLDSIPPGERWIVYTTTRRGSEELADLLVGHGRRAAAYHAARPAGTRRTVQDDFSAGRLDVVVATSAFGMGIDVPDVRGVLHWDAPESLDAYYQEIGRAGRDGEPATAVMLFRPEDLARRTALQARGGVSARTVGAVVDALAADRSTTIADLATQLGVHRRTVVKALTRLREVGAVDLEDGERVVVHRLPGAAAAVDEDEQARAAWRETRGAMVRELAETPDCRRRMLLGYFGEQADACGDGCDNCRRGRPGAAGQDDASPALHGFGPGAAVRHPEWGDGEVVRSDGEVIVVSFEQAGYRTLDAALVAERDLLRPAAGDA from the coding sequence ATGTCCAGCAACCGACCGCTCGACCCGGAGGTCGCCGCCCGCCGGGCATTGGGGGTCCGGGAGCTCCGGGAGGGCCAGCGGCCGGCGATCGAGGCGGCGGTCGGGGGGCGCGACGTGCTGGCGATCATGCCGACCGGGTCCGGCAAGTCGGCCATCTACCAGGTCGCCGGCGCGCTCATCGACGGCCCCACGGTCGTGGTGTCGCCGCTGGTGGCGCTGCAGCACGACCAGATGGAGGGCCTCCGCGAGGCGAACGCCGGCGCCGCCGCAGCGCTCAACGCCGGCACGAGCGGCCGCCAGGGCATCCTCGACGCCTTCGTCGGCGGCGAGCTCGAGTTCCTGTTCGTGGCCCCCGAGCAGCTGGCGGTGCCCGAGACGCTCGACGCCGTCCGGCGGGGCCGGCCGTCGCTCGTCGTGGTCGACGAGGCGCACTGCGTCTCCGGCTGGGGTCACGACTTCCGTCCCGACTACCTGCTCCTCACCGACGTGCTCGACCAGCTGTCGCGGCCGCCGACGATCGCGCTGACCGCGACCGCGTCGCCGCCCGTGCGCCGGCACATCGCCCAGGGGTTGGGCCTGCGCGACCCGCTCGTGGTGGTGACCGGTCTCGACCGGCCCAACCTCTCCCTCGAGGTCCGTCGCACGCCGTCCGAGCGCGACAAGTGCGCCGAGCTCCTGGACTCGATCCCGCCGGGCGAGCGCTGGATCGTCTACACGACCACCCGACGCGGCTCGGAGGAGCTCGCGGACCTGCTGGTCGGCCACGGCCGGCGGGCCGCCGCCTACCACGCCGCCCGGCCGGCGGGGACCCGGCGAACGGTGCAGGACGACTTCTCGGCCGGCCGGCTCGACGTGGTCGTGGCCACCAGCGCCTTCGGGATGGGCATCGACGTGCCCGACGTGCGCGGCGTGCTGCACTGGGACGCACCCGAATCGCTCGACGCCTACTACCAGGAGATCGGCCGGGCGGGGCGCGACGGCGAGCCGGCGACCGCCGTCATGCTGTTCCGCCCCGAGGACCTGGCCCGGCGAACGGCGCTGCAGGCCCGCGGCGGCGTCTCGGCGCGGACGGTCGGCGCGGTGGTGGACGCCCTCGCCGCGGACCGATCGACCACGATCGCCGACCTCGCGACGCAGCTGGGCGTGCACCGCCGCACGGTCGTCAAGGCCCTGACCCGCCTGCGGGAGGTGGGGGCGGTCGACCTCGAGGACGGCGAGCGCGTCGTCGTGCACCGGCTCCCCGGCGCCGCGGCCGCCGTCGACGAGGACGAGCAGGCGCGGGCGGCGTGGCGCGAGACCCGTGGCGCGATGGTCCGGGAGCTCGCCGAGACGCCGGACTGCCGCCGCAGGATGCTGCTCGGCTACTTCGGCGAGCAGGCCGACGCGTGCGGCGACGGGTGCGACAACTGCCGTCGGGGACGGCCCGGCGCGGCCGGTCAGGACGACGCCTCGCCTGCGCTCCACGGGTTCGGACCGGGGGCGGCGGTCCGGCACCCCGAGTGGGGCGACGGCGAGGTCGTGCGCTCCGACGGCGAGGTGATCGTGGTGTCGTTCGAGCAGGCCGGCTATCGCACCCTCGACGCCGCGCTCGTCGCCGAGCGGGACCTGCTCCGACCCGCCGCCGGCGACGCCTGA
- a CDS encoding NAD(P)H-dependent amine dehydrogenase family protein: MTTPRERVRVFQVATGNVGSEMVKRIRNQPDLELVGLHCYSPDKVGRDAGEIVGIEPIGVVATGTVEEILAARPDCVTFHGVFPDVDLYERILEAGIDIVTTADWITGHHRVANHPHPSGRTEREVIQAACERGGATFHGTGMNPGLAQILTIVHSTDVTEIERVLCKESVDVSCHHSVDTWVEVGFGRPVDDPAVPGMLEKYTRVFEDAVRLMADCFDVTLDEVRFEYELGACTKDVDLGWYQLPEGSLGGCYLKYLGIVDGEPRIEMHLEWQMTPHTSPKWDIQACYITQIDGDPCIYSKHLILPKPGTDFSDVAAFASVGMTVTGMPALNAIRAVVDAPPGIVTSADLPLRAFAGRFAPGISDR; this comes from the coding sequence ATGACGACGCCCAGGGAACGCGTCCGGGTGTTCCAGGTCGCGACCGGCAACGTCGGGAGCGAGATGGTCAAGCGGATCCGGAACCAGCCGGACCTCGAGCTGGTCGGGCTGCACTGCTACTCGCCCGACAAGGTCGGCCGCGACGCCGGCGAGATCGTCGGCATCGAGCCGATCGGCGTCGTCGCCACCGGCACCGTCGAGGAGATCCTGGCCGCCCGCCCCGACTGCGTGACGTTCCACGGCGTGTTCCCCGACGTCGACCTCTACGAGCGGATCCTCGAGGCAGGCATCGACATCGTCACCACCGCCGACTGGATCACCGGCCACCACCGGGTCGCCAACCACCCGCACCCGTCCGGGCGCACCGAGCGCGAGGTCATCCAGGCCGCGTGCGAGCGCGGCGGGGCGACGTTCCACGGCACCGGGATGAACCCCGGTCTCGCCCAGATCCTCACGATCGTCCACTCCACCGACGTGACCGAGATCGAGCGGGTGCTCTGCAAGGAGTCGGTCGACGTGTCGTGCCACCACTCGGTCGACACGTGGGTGGAGGTGGGCTTCGGTCGACCGGTCGACGACCCGGCCGTGCCGGGGATGCTCGAGAAGTACACCCGGGTCTTCGAGGACGCGGTGCGGCTCATGGCGGACTGCTTCGACGTCACCCTCGACGAGGTGCGCTTCGAGTACGAGCTCGGCGCGTGCACCAAGGACGTCGACCTCGGCTGGTACCAGCTGCCCGAGGGCTCGCTCGGCGGCTGCTACCTGAAGTACCTCGGCATCGTCGACGGCGAGCCGCGCATCGAGATGCACCTCGAGTGGCAGATGACGCCGCACACCTCGCCGAAGTGGGATATCCAGGCCTGCTACATCACGCAGATCGACGGCGACCCGTGCATCTACTCGAAGCACCTGATCCTCCCGAAGCCGGGCACCGACTTCTCCGACGTCGCCGCGTTCGCCTCGGTCGGCATGACCGTGACCGGCATGCCTGCGCTCAACGCGATCCGCGCCGTCGTCGACGCGCCGCCCGGGATCGTCACGAGCGCCGACCTGCCGCTGCGGGCCTTCGCCGGCCGCTTCGCGCCGGGCATCTCCGACCGATGA